DNA from Scheffersomyces stipitis CBS 6054 chromosome 1, whole genome shotgun sequence:
CACTTCACACGCGTAGAATTTGGCTCTCTTGGCTGAAAATCTCGATTTCTGGATGTGCCACATCAAGTCACCTCCGGGGATGTACTCCATGACAAAGTAGATACGATTTTCCGTTTGGAAACAACAATGCAAGTTCAATAAGAATGGATGCTTCTCCTTGTTGGCTGTTAAGAACACTCTCTTTTCGGACTTCACACTGTCAGCTTCGTCGTTCTTCACAATAAAGTCCTTCTTTAGCACCTTGATAGCACACAAAGACTGCGTATGTCTGGATTCAGCCAACATGACCTTACCGAAGTTACCTTTACCCAAAACAGCCAAGAACTGGAAATCATCCAATCCTACCTTTCTACGACGACGCTTAGACTTATGAGGAGAAGGCTTATGAGGTTCCACTTTTGAATCTTTACGCTCATGTTTGTGTTTAGCAACTGCAGCGTCTTCATTCCTGGCCTCTTGATAATATTCTTGGCCTGAATAGTGACCATCTGGAGCAATATACTGTTGTGAGTTCTTATTATTATAGTCAAAATTAGTGAAATCACTAACTGGCTCCTGATTTTCAAATGGATTTTGTAgaggttcttcttcagaagcCCTGGCATTAAATTGTGTAGGTCTTGCGTAGGGATCTTGCAAAACCGGTTGTTCTTGACGTTGGAAAGCGTGTTCATCCATTTGGTGATCATATGATGGTTGagcttgttcaagttgttgatgtccAAAATCAATTGAAGGTGGCGCTTTTCTGTGTCCCTGTTGGTGGTATGGTGTATCTACAGGCTCCTGGAACTTGTTTGTCGTTTCCGTTGGCAATCTAGAATCGTATTCCTTGTCcatttcttcgtcagaaggttcgatttcttctgttcttgattccgttgaagatttggaaggTACTACAAACGAATCATCATATGGTGCGGGCTGTTGCTTTTCAACCGGAACAGGTTGAAATTGTTTGCGTGCACGTACAGCTGGAGCCTTGACTGTTGGTTTTGTAGACTTGATAGTCATCAAAATCTTGTTAGCCATCTCCATGGACATACCACAAAAGTCGGGAACCAAGTGGGTACAATGAGCGTGACACATAACTCCACATTCAGTACACTTCCGAACGTTTTTTCGACCCCAAGGCAAGATGTAGCCACAGTGACAACACCATTTAGTACCACGATTGGCCACTGGCTCGAATCTGTGAGGGATACGAtggttcaacttggtctCGTCGTCAATATCAGTACTAGACTTGGAGATACACTTGGTAACCACCTTTTGGTAGCACTTTTTGTGGCAGAGGAACTTACAATCTTGACATTGATAACCGGTATAACGCAAAAATTCCCCACAAAGAGCACAGCACATGATGTTGTAGAACTGCTTCTGGACAAACTGATGGCCGTGTTGTTCAAATActtcctctttcttctgacGGATGGCACCATGACGGCCAAGACCTCCCATGAATTGCTTGCCTTGATTGTTGGTCTTTTCAAAGCCTACAACCACCAAGATCTGGCCCACGGGCTCTAGACTCAACCAGGTATTGATCTGAATCTTCAGACCATTGGCTGTTTCATCAGTAGCAACTATTGTAGACGATCCCGAAGGAGTCCCATTTGCGCTATTAGATTGAAAGGGTGCggtagaattgaaactgGCTCCAGAAGCATCTGCTGCGCGTCCCGGGAGAGTGAAATTGGTATTTGTCTGAGACAAATTTGAAGCTGAGAGCCAGCCACTTGAGCCCAACTCATTTGCTACCTTCTTTTTACGAATTTCTTCGGTGATGTCAGTGAGCAAAGCCCAGTTCACAGCCACAGGGACCAAGCTGCTACCAGACTTGTCAAACACCGAAAATTCTAGCTCGTTTCCCTTATCGACATCAATGGTGAACTCTTCGTTCCATTTGTCGGATCTAGAAGCCTTTGTCCGGGCTTTTTCAACGTCGTCAACTTTGATAACAATTATGGATTCCGGTTTCTTGGAGAACATTGGCGAAGCAATATGGTCTACGTCTCGAATACACGTGATTCCTACCGTCAACTTCCCTGAGAGTGGCTTTCTGGCATGTTTGGGTGTGCTAACAATCTCGAAGTCACGTGTAATGTCTTCCACATCGATATGCATGTTCTggtacttcttcaaagctttgttcaacaacaggaTCCTCTGGTCGCTTTCCACTTTTCCACCTTCAGCAGCATTACTGGACGACTTGTCACCGTCCATCAAATACAAGTGTGAAATCTTCTGGTTAGCCTCACGGTACTGATTTTCCACCTGGAGCTTGAACTGCAACTGTTGAAGCATATGCTGGATCTTGTGACCCAACGACGGACAGTCGtatttgatcaagtcgAATCTGGAGTAAATCGGCTTGTTCTCAGGAAGTGGGAGCCCGCCGTTCTTGTCAGGTGATCCGCCGTACTCTTTTTGCAAAGTGAGTTTGGCCAAagtctcttcaagatagtTGATGTTAGACTGGGTCTCCCTAATCTGGGTGTTACATCTTTGGATCACTTCAGCGTTGGTTGTGTTTTTTTTGAGGGCTTGAAAGCCCAGAATGAGGTTTCTCTCACGCTCGATCTTGCCGCGGATATCAGACAAGACTTCTTCGCTTTTGGACATGATGGAATAGAATATGTGGATATCAATATAGAACGAACGATAAATAGGAATTCAGTAATTGAATATGAGAAGATAGTGAGTGAGATGAATAACAGACTAATAATGAAAGTTATTTtaaattgaaattcaattCAGTATTATGAATAGTGGTGaaacaatatcaacaataatCAATATCAGTAAGATCAGAAAATAACACGAATCAAATCACAGATCGTAAGATAATGGCAGATCAATTCTCCAGAAATAATCCAATTCTTGCAAGCTCAGACAGATCTTTCTCTCCAAGTCAAGCTTTCAATTCAGAATAACAAGTTTCGATCTTTCCTaacaaaaagaaccaaGATCAAAGCAATTGTTGTTGCGATTCGCAGGATCAAAGCAAATCAGTcaaaaaaacaaaataCACTTTGAATGAAATCACAAACAAGTCAATAGTTTGGATCACGTGTTCGTTCTCTGATGGGACCAGTTTTATAGACCCACACAGTTGTATATGGCTCCGCCGTGCAATAGGCTGATTCAAAGACGTTTGCAACGACAAAGAAACACTggagaattggaaagtGCCTTATCCCGATTTTGCTGTTTGTGTGTGTTGACGATTTTTCCATAAATAGCGCATACCTCACGTGATTCAAGGGTCTTTATTGGAAGGTATATACAGTCCTTGATTTTAAATATATACCGATTTCCCTTAGATATaagtctttttctttctccaagTACAACAGAAGGAGATAACTGATAAATTATATACCATAAAGAACGACATCTGAGAATGCTACTTGTATTGTCAATTTTATCTTTTTTTCCATATTTTGTTTCTACAGTTGGGACCAATCTATTCTCGGTTTTgactttctggaaaatcCTCCTGTATAATTATCGTCAGGTTTTCTGATTTGAATAGGATAGCTTCATTATACTGCTATGGAATCTTGTGTATAATTTTACTAGAGCTAATCTTTGATTGTTCCATTGCGTTAGCTATCTATGGAAATTTTTGAAACTGTTACTCtacattttcaagttttgaTTCTATAAATTTATGCAAATATTCAACTAAATTGATTATAATTTATGTACATTATTCTATTTCTCTGAATAAGATCTTAACCTCTCCGTGAGAATGGTACTCAATTAAGCTAACTAAACCAACTTCCCTGCGCCATAATTCTACAGTATTGGAGAGTCTACTATTTTGCTATTTTATGTATTCTGTTCTATTAATTATTCCAAGCAAATAGGAACAATACTACAGTCTCACCATGAATTAAATGTGCATTTTGAAGTATTCTGTTAATTTGCAGATCATTTACTGTTACATCTACAATTACAATCCGGAACAGGACAAACGTAGTGCTTGGAAAACCACTCCTCAGCATGATGTGCATGGCAGCCATGGTTGCAGCTAGAGCAGAAACTGAACCACTCTCTAAATCTGTTTTCGATTTTGTTGGCCAATGTGACTTCCTGGATTTTCTCGGATGGCTCCAATGGAAGAGGTGTACCCAAGGTAAGCAAACAAACAGAACAACGAGGAAGCGGAGCACCACAATGAGGACAAGCAGCAATGTCATTTGTAGCCAGTTTGCtactattattgttgtgGTGGTTcattttgttgaattgttTGATGATTGCCTGAGGGTTCGAACCAGGAAGACTGTTGGAGTTAGTTGTCTTCGATTTTGATAAATTCTTGTTACATCTGGAGCACTGTAAGTAAACCTGCTTTGGCGAAGGTTTAATGGTCGAAGTGCCAGCGGCATTCTTGGAAAGCTTAGTACGAGCTACATCAAATTTGGCTCGTACACTAAAGAGTCCCCAACTGTTCAACAAGCTTCTGTAACAATCAATCCAATGCCTTACTCGTTCGTCGGAGAAATACCTGGGGCTCCCAAACGCGGCAATCAATGCTGCAGTCTGGACATCGCTGGTTCTATCTACATAGCTCTGCAACAAGTCGATTCCTCGAGGTGTAATTCCGGTCAAAATGAGCCCTTCCAATTCGCCTTTGTTGACTACAGTATCGGCGATTCTGTGTAAGTAAACATTCAAGTCCTTATCTGAAAGGAACCTGAGGGCTACACCTAGTCTTTCTCTCAACGGCAACGAATGTTCATCAAGCACGTCCCACCAGTCATTGTCTGCAATAAACGCAAAAATGGCTCTGAGATATGGATCGTCCAACTCTGAAGCCATCTTCCGGCATTGGTCTTTCCACGGACTATTAACGTTGGAATCTTTGTATGCCAAATAACCAGCTACAGCCGTAGACATCAATCGCAATCTTTCCTTTTTCGCATTGGCAAGAATTTCAATAGCTTTAGGCACATCGCCATGGAAAACTGCCCAACCAGCAGCTTTTTCTGAGTATCctaaaga
Protein-coding regions in this window:
- a CDS encoding protein kinase C [], which produces MSKSEEVLSDIRGKIERERNLISGFQALKKNTTNAEVIQRCNTQIRETQSNINYLEETLAKLTLQKEYGGSPDKNGGLPLPENKPIYSRFDLIKYDCPSLGHKIQHMLQQLQFKLQVENQYREANQKISHLYLMDGDKSSSNAAEGGKVESDQRISLLNKALKKYQNMHIDVEDITRDFEIVSTPKHARKPLSGKLTVGITCIRDVDHIASPMFSKKPESIIVIKVDDVEKARTKASRSDKWNEEFTIDVDKGNELEFSVFDKSGSSLVPVAVNWALLTDITEEIRKKKVANELGSSGWLSASNLSQTNTNFTLPGRAADASGASFNSTAPFQSNSANGTPSGSSTIVATDETANGSKIQINTWLSLEPVGQILVVVGFEKTNNQGKQFMGGLGRHGAIRQKKEEVFEQHGHQFVQKQFYNIMCCALCGEFLRYTGYQCQDCKFLCHKKCYQKVVTKCISKSSTDIDDETKLNHRIPHRFEPVANRGTKWCCHCGYILPWGRKNVRKCTECGVMCHAHCTHLVPDFCGMSMEMANKILMTIKSTKPTVKAPAVRARKQFQPVPVEKQQPAPYDDSFVVPSKSSTESRTEEIEPSDEEMDKEYDSRLPTETTNKFQEPVDTPYHQQGHRKAPPSIDFGHQQLEQAQPSYDHQMDEHAFQRQEQPVLQDPYARPTQFNARASEEEPLQNPFENQEPVSDFTNFDYNNKNSQQYIAPDDAAVAKHKHERKDSKVEPHKPSPHKSKRRRRKVGLDDFQFLAVLGKGNFGKVMLAESRHTQSLCAIKVLKKDFIVKNDEADSVKSEKRVFLTANKEKHPFLLNLHCCFQTENRIYFVMEYIPGGDLMWHIQKSRFSAKRAKFYACEVMLGLKYFHDNGIVYRDLKLDNILLTTKGHIKIGDYGLCKENMWHKSTTGTFCGTPEFMAPEIIAGKPYDRSVDWWAFGVLLFQMLLCQSPFKGDDEDEIFNAIEHDDVKYPISMPRQTVLVLQALLTKDPNTRLGSSERDAEEIMDHPYFQDVNFDDVFHCRIPAPYLPEINSEHDYSNFDQEFTSETPRLTPVETVLTSEMQEQFRGFSHVSDNASI